Proteins from a single region of Verrucosispora sp. NA02020:
- a CDS encoding amidohydrolase — protein sequence MTSALTMPTGEQLASSWPEAPPTGGQPLPSELDHLLALRVPGLIATRRHIHAHPELSGSEFDTAALIARELTLAGLSPRMLPKGNGVICDVNGRPDGPVIALRADIDALPLTDVKDVPYRSTVDGVCHACGHDVHTTILLGVGMLLAQLADLGELPGRVRLIFQPAEEILPCGSLEVIEAGGLDDVVQIFALHCDPNQPVGKVGLRVGPITAAADNVTVRLTGPGGHTARPHLTVDLVDALGRLITEVPALISRRVPANSGLLLVFGHASAGTRYNVIPSEASASGTLRVMDRDAWEQAPKIVTQVVRDVIAPTGATVDLEYLRGRPPVCNDAAAINVLTSATVAALGPEGVAETPQSMGGEDFSWYLEYVPGALARLGVGRSGPNVDLHRASFDVDERCIPAGVRLMVQTALQALAAVR from the coding sequence GTGACGAGTGCGTTGACCATGCCGACCGGCGAGCAATTGGCGTCGTCCTGGCCCGAGGCGCCACCGACCGGTGGCCAGCCCCTGCCGTCCGAGCTGGACCACCTGCTCGCCCTCCGGGTACCGGGCCTTATCGCCACGCGCCGTCACATTCACGCGCATCCGGAGCTGTCCGGTTCGGAGTTCGACACCGCCGCCCTGATCGCCCGGGAACTCACCCTGGCCGGGCTCAGCCCCCGCATGCTGCCGAAGGGCAACGGGGTCATCTGCGACGTGAACGGCCGCCCCGACGGGCCGGTGATCGCGCTGCGCGCCGACATCGACGCGCTGCCGCTGACCGACGTCAAGGACGTGCCGTACCGCTCCACCGTGGACGGGGTCTGCCACGCCTGCGGGCACGACGTGCACACCACGATCCTGCTCGGTGTCGGCATGCTGCTCGCCCAACTCGCCGACCTGGGCGAGCTGCCCGGCCGGGTCCGGTTGATCTTCCAGCCGGCCGAGGAGATCCTGCCCTGCGGATCGCTCGAAGTGATCGAGGCGGGCGGACTGGACGACGTGGTGCAGATCTTCGCGCTGCACTGCGACCCGAACCAGCCGGTCGGCAAGGTCGGCCTGCGGGTCGGGCCGATCACCGCCGCCGCCGACAACGTGACCGTCCGGCTCACCGGGCCGGGCGGGCACACCGCCCGCCCGCACCTGACCGTCGACCTGGTCGACGCGCTCGGCCGGCTGATCACCGAGGTGCCCGCGCTGATCAGCCGCCGGGTGCCGGCCAACAGCGGGCTGCTGCTGGTCTTCGGTCACGCCTCCGCCGGCACCCGTTACAACGTCATCCCCTCCGAGGCGTCCGCCTCCGGCACGCTGCGGGTGATGGACCGGGACGCCTGGGAACAGGCCCCGAAGATCGTCACCCAGGTGGTCCGGGACGTGATCGCCCCCACCGGGGCCACGGTCGACCTGGAGTACCTGCGGGGCCGCCCGCCGGTCTGCAACGACGCGGCGGCGATCAACGTGCTGACCTCGGCCACCGTCGCCGCGCTCGGCCCGGAGGGCGTCGCCGAGACCCCGCAGAGCATGGGCGGCGAGGACTTCTCCTGGTATCTGGAGTACGTCCCCGGCGCGCTGGCCCGGCTCGGGGTCGGCCGCTCCGGGCCGAACGTGGACCTGCACCGGGCGTCGTTCGACGTGGACGAACGGTGCATCCCGGCGGGCGTACGACTCATGGTGCAGACCGCGCTCCAGGCACTGGCGGCGGTTCGCTGA
- a CDS encoding DUF4349 domain-containing protein — protein MTPTRARRHAATGLTALVMLLVVTGCGSGDSGGDSAATSDEAGRAAAPQAADGAGPAGERPGPADQRGGAGAAADTRVDQRSIVYTGSIRVQVDDVEAAARAATGAATRVGGFVGGDQRRSSDADAVAELTLRVPADRFYPVVEELAGLGRQERRQIDTEDVTEETVDLDARIATQRARVESGRRLLDRADSIADLVSLENELARREADLASLEAKKRRLADLTALSTITVTLVGPDASTADEEREIGFLAGLSGGWTVFLASMTVLLTVLGAVLPWLLVLGVPLGALWWWSHRRRRRVRPEPVLVAPIGTPPPPGVNLGSSSVSEPPPVPGARSAP, from the coding sequence ATGACTCCGACAAGAGCCCGCCGGCACGCGGCGACGGGACTGACTGCGCTGGTCATGCTGCTGGTGGTGACCGGCTGCGGCAGTGGCGACAGCGGCGGCGACAGCGCGGCGACCTCCGACGAGGCGGGCCGGGCCGCCGCGCCGCAGGCGGCGGACGGCGCCGGTCCGGCGGGCGAGCGGCCCGGTCCGGCGGATCAGCGGGGCGGTGCCGGCGCGGCGGCGGACACCCGGGTCGACCAGCGGTCCATCGTCTACACCGGATCCATCCGGGTGCAGGTGGACGACGTGGAGGCCGCGGCACGGGCGGCGACCGGTGCGGCCACCCGGGTGGGTGGCTTCGTCGGCGGCGACCAGCGCCGCAGCTCGGACGCGGACGCGGTCGCGGAACTGACCCTGCGCGTGCCGGCGGACCGGTTCTATCCGGTGGTCGAGGAGTTGGCCGGTCTCGGTCGGCAGGAACGCCGGCAGATCGACACCGAGGACGTCACCGAGGAGACCGTCGACCTCGATGCGCGCATCGCCACCCAGCGGGCCCGGGTGGAGAGCGGTCGCCGGCTGCTCGACCGGGCCGACTCGATCGCCGACCTGGTCAGCCTGGAGAACGAGCTGGCCCGACGGGAGGCCGACCTCGCCTCGCTGGAGGCGAAGAAGCGGCGGCTCGCCGATCTGACCGCGCTCTCCACGATCACCGTGACGCTGGTGGGGCCGGACGCCAGCACCGCCGACGAGGAGCGGGAGATCGGCTTCCTGGCCGGGCTGAGCGGGGGCTGGACGGTCTTTCTCGCCTCGATGACCGTCCTGCTCACCGTGCTCGGCGCGGTGCTGCCCTGGCTGCTGGTCCTCGGCGTACCGCTGGGCGCGCTCTGGTGGTGGAGCCACCGCCGACGCCGCCGGGTCCGCCCCGAGCCGGTGCTGGTCGCGCCGATCGGCACGCCGCCACCGCCCGGGGTGAACCTCGGGTCGTCGTCGGTCAGCGAACCGCCGCCAGTGCCTGGAGCGCGGTCTGCACCATGA
- a CDS encoding MBL fold metallo-hydrolase, whose product MRITKYAHSCLRVEHDGGVLVVDPGVFSEAAVALDGADAVLITHEHQDHVDAEAINRQLARRPFTIHGPASVAGPLGDAAEALRPVAPGDTFTAAGVPVRAYGGRHAVIHPDIPLVDNLGYLLDEVVYHPGDALFVPDDIQVDTLFAPIHAPWSKFSEVVDFIRAVAPRRVYALHDALLNTNGLAVLDRQYTALSGSEYRRLEPGSRLDG is encoded by the coding sequence ATGCGGATCACCAAGTACGCCCACTCGTGCCTGCGGGTCGAGCACGACGGGGGAGTGCTGGTCGTCGATCCGGGTGTGTTCAGCGAGGCCGCCGTGGCACTGGACGGGGCCGACGCGGTCCTGATCACCCACGAGCACCAGGACCACGTGGACGCCGAGGCGATCAACCGGCAACTGGCCCGGCGGCCGTTCACCATCCACGGACCGGCCTCGGTGGCCGGACCGCTCGGCGACGCGGCCGAGGCGCTGCGCCCGGTCGCCCCCGGAGACACGTTCACCGCCGCCGGTGTCCCGGTCCGCGCCTACGGCGGTCGGCACGCGGTCATCCACCCGGACATCCCGCTCGTCGACAACCTCGGCTACCTGCTGGACGAGGTGGTCTACCACCCCGGCGACGCGCTGTTCGTGCCGGACGACATCCAGGTCGACACGCTCTTCGCCCCGATTCACGCGCCCTGGTCGAAGTTCTCCGAGGTGGTCGACTTCATCCGGGCGGTGGCACCGCGCCGGGTCTACGCGCTGCACGACGCCCTGCTCAACACCAACGGCCTCGCGGTGCTCGACCGGCAGTACACCGCCCTGTCCGGCAGCGAGTACCGACGGCTGGAGCCGGGCAGCCGGCTCGACGGCTGA